The following coding sequences lie in one beta proteobacterium CB genomic window:
- a CDS encoding rhodanese domain-containing protein, which produces MGEFDAIIDVRSPAEFALDHIPGAINLPVLSNEERIEIGTLYKQVSPFAAKKLGAAYVSRNIAHHLEKSLCDFPREWRPLIYCWRGGERSGAFTHILNRIGWKAMQLQSGYQGFRRVVIDGLDKAARDFSFQVIAGMTGSGKTRILQEIGALGQQILDLEGLAIHRGSVLGNEPNIEQPSQKGFETNLWNAFNALDSSKIVFVESESKKVGGLHIPDPLMNRIRESKCIELRSSTNTRVSWLLREYEHFLSNPESFKEKLSLLTSRYGKVQIEKWHQEIDAGDFAGLVEELLVVHYDPSYQSSIVRNFPSYREDHFVQLESDSDEAFAKAAKDLITKVSVN; this is translated from the coding sequence TTGGGTGAGTTTGATGCCATTATTGATGTCAGATCACCGGCTGAATTTGCTTTGGATCACATTCCTGGCGCCATTAATCTACCAGTACTGAGCAATGAAGAGCGCATCGAAATTGGCACCCTCTATAAACAGGTGTCGCCATTTGCTGCGAAAAAATTAGGCGCAGCCTATGTCTCAAGAAACATTGCCCATCATTTAGAAAAGTCCCTTTGTGATTTTCCGCGAGAGTGGCGCCCCTTAATTTATTGCTGGCGTGGCGGTGAGCGTAGTGGCGCCTTTACTCATATTCTCAATCGCATTGGCTGGAAAGCCATGCAGCTGCAGAGTGGCTATCAAGGATTTCGACGTGTTGTGATTGATGGTCTGGATAAGGCGGCTAGAGATTTCTCTTTTCAAGTGATTGCCGGCATGACTGGGAGTGGTAAGACTCGCATTCTTCAGGAGATTGGTGCACTTGGTCAGCAAATTCTGGATCTTGAGGGGTTGGCTATCCACCGTGGATCGGTACTTGGCAATGAGCCCAATATTGAGCAGCCTTCTCAAAAAGGCTTTGAGACTAATTTATGGAATGCGTTTAATGCACTCGATTCCTCAAAGATAGTTTTTGTTGAGTCTGAAAGTAAAAAGGTTGGGGGTCTACATATTCCGGATCCCTTGATGAATCGCATTCGTGAAAGCAAATGCATTGAGCTGCGCTCCAGCACCAATACACGTGTTTCTTGGTTATTGCGCGAATATGAACATTTCCTATCAAACCCGGAAAGCTTTAAAGAAAAACTTAGTCTATTGACATCGCGATATGGCAAAGTGCAAATTGAAAAGTGGCATCAGGAGATTGATGCTGGTGACTTTGCTGGCTTGGTAGAGGAACTATTGGTGGTGCACTATGACCCATCCTATCAATCTTCAATCGTTCGCAACTTTCCGAGTTATCGCGAAGATCATTTTGTGCAACTCGAGAGTGATAGTGATGAAGCTTTTGCAAAAGCAGCAAAAGACCTCATCACTAAGGTTTCTGTTAACTGA
- a CDS encoding methionine-R-sulfoxide reductase, which yields MTKKTDQEYKNTLSDIQYRVTREAATERPFSGEFWDHWTDGQYRCICCDTPLFASSTKFDAGCGWPSYNAPKNNDAITEIRDVSHGMIRTEVRCTQCDAHLGHVFEDGPQPTGLRYCINSASLKFEPSENATPGKAE from the coding sequence ATGACCAAAAAAACAGATCAAGAATATAAAAATACACTGAGCGATATTCAATATCGCGTTACGCGTGAGGCGGCAACAGAAAGGCCATTTTCTGGCGAGTTCTGGGATCACTGGACCGATGGACAGTATCGCTGCATATGCTGTGATACCCCTTTATTTGCATCATCCACAAAGTTTGATGCTGGATGCGGATGGCCAAGTTACAACGCCCCAAAAAACAATGATGCAATTACCGAAATTCGGGATGTATCCCATGGAATGATTCGCACCGAAGTCCGCTGCACTCAGTGCGATGCACACTTGGGGCACGTATTTGAAGATGGTCCACAGCCTACCGGTCTGCGCTACTGCATCAACTCGGCATCTTTGAAATTTGAGCCATCTGAGAATGCCACCCCCGGTAAAGCAGAATAA
- a CDS encoding acyl-CoA dehydrogenase domain-containing protein yields MSKASFNWADPLLLDTQLTEDERMVRDAAAEYAQGRLMPRIHDAYRNETTDPAIFREMGELGLLGITIPEEYGGANLNYVSYGLIAREIERVDSGYRSMMSVQSSLVMVPINEFGSEAQKQKYLPKLATGEWIGCFGLTEPNFGSDAGGMITRAKKVPGGFSLTGSKMWISNSPIADVFVVWAKNDEGLIRGFILEKGMKGLSAPKISGKMGLRASITGEIVMDDVFVPAENEFPEITGLKGPFTCLNSARYGIAWGTLGAAEWCWYAARQYTMDRKQFDRPLAANQLIQKKLADMQTEITLALQGCLRLGRMKDEGIAAPEITSMMKRNSCGKSLDVARLARDMHGGNGISDEYGVVRHMLNLEVVNTYEGTHDIHALILGRAQTGIQAFS; encoded by the coding sequence ATGAGTAAAGCTAGTTTTAATTGGGCAGACCCCCTACTTCTCGACACACAACTGACTGAAGATGAGCGTATGGTGCGTGATGCTGCCGCTGAATATGCTCAAGGTCGTTTAATGCCGCGTATTCATGATGCCTATCGCAATGAAACCACTGATCCAGCAATCTTTCGCGAGATGGGTGAACTAGGTCTTTTAGGCATCACAATTCCTGAGGAATATGGTGGTGCGAATTTGAATTACGTTTCTTATGGATTAATTGCCCGCGAAATTGAACGCGTTGACTCTGGTTACCGCTCCATGATGAGCGTGCAATCCTCTTTAGTCATGGTGCCTATCAATGAATTTGGCAGCGAAGCACAAAAGCAAAAATACCTACCTAAGTTAGCTACTGGCGAATGGATTGGATGCTTCGGATTGACTGAACCAAACTTTGGCTCTGATGCTGGCGGCATGATTACCAGGGCAAAAAAAGTTCCAGGTGGATTCTCCTTAACTGGCTCCAAGATGTGGATCTCCAACTCACCAATTGCAGATGTATTTGTTGTTTGGGCCAAAAACGATGAAGGCTTAATCAGAGGCTTCATCCTAGAAAAAGGCATGAAGGGTCTATCTGCACCAAAGATCAGCGGCAAGATGGGTCTACGCGCCTCCATTACTGGTGAAATCGTGATGGATGATGTATTTGTCCCGGCTGAAAATGAATTCCCAGAAATTACTGGTCTAAAGGGTCCGTTCACCTGCTTAAATTCAGCGCGTTACGGCATCGCTTGGGGCACACTTGGCGCTGCCGAGTGGTGCTGGTATGCAGCACGTCAATACACTATGGATCGCAAGCAATTTGATCGCCCTCTTGCAGCCAATCAGTTAATTCAGAAAAAGCTCGCGGATATGCAAACAGAAATTACACTTGCACTTCAAGGCTGTTTACGCTTAGGTCGCATGAAAGATGAAGGTATCGCCGCACCTGAAATTACCTCCATGATGAAGCGTAACTCTTGCGGAAAATCATTGGATGTCGCCCGTTTAGCCAGAGACATGCATGGTGGAAACGGCATCTCAGATGAGTACGGTGTAGTACGTCACATGCTTAACCTAGAGGTTGTGAATACTTATGAGGGTACGCATGATATTCACGCCCTCATTCTGGGTCGCGCACAAACTGGAATTCAAGCCTTCAGTTAA
- a CDS encoding ABC transporter related protein, with protein MQFGAKPLFENISVKFGGGNRYGLIGANGCGKSTFMKILGGELEPTSGNVSLDPGIRLGKLRQDQFAYEDVRVLDVVMMGHEEMWKAAAERDAIYANPDATDEDYMKAAELEGKYAEYGGYTAEAKAGELLLGIGIPIEQHNGPMSNVAPGWKLRVLLAQALFSDPDVLLLDEPTNNLDIHSIHWLEDILNQIKSTIVIISHDRHFLNEVCTHMADMDYGTLKVYPGNYDSYMLASVQARSQQLSNNVKAKEKIAELAAFVARFSANASKARQATSRQRQLEKIEIVEVKPSSRQNPFIRFDAEKKLHNMAVECNALTKAYDRTIFKNFKLGVRAGEKIAIIGQNGAGKTTLLKTILSKRFEGIAADSGDVKWAENANVGVMPQDNTEMFAKDELLMDWMNNWRNTGDDDQVIRGTLGRLLFSGDDIGKSVKVLSGGEKGRMIWGKLMLQKYNVLAMDEPTNHMDMESIESLQIALEKFEGTLIFVSHDREFVSALANRILEVKMDGTVVDYSGTYEEYLRSQALAG; from the coding sequence ATGCAGTTTGGGGCAAAACCCCTGTTTGAAAACATCTCCGTTAAGTTTGGCGGCGGCAATCGCTACGGCCTGATTGGCGCTAACGGCTGTGGTAAATCCACCTTCATGAAGATTTTGGGGGGCGAGTTAGAGCCCACCAGCGGTAATGTGAGCTTAGACCCAGGCATTCGTTTGGGTAAGTTACGCCAAGACCAGTTTGCGTATGAAGATGTTCGCGTCCTGGATGTGGTGATGATGGGTCACGAGGAGATGTGGAAGGCTGCAGCGGAGCGCGATGCCATCTATGCCAACCCAGATGCCACTGACGAAGATTATATGAAGGCTGCTGAGCTCGAAGGTAAGTATGCCGAGTATGGCGGCTACACCGCAGAAGCAAAAGCAGGGGAGTTGTTGTTAGGTATCGGTATTCCTATTGAGCAACACAATGGCCCTATGAGTAATGTAGCCCCTGGTTGGAAGTTGCGCGTATTGCTAGCTCAAGCCTTGTTCTCTGATCCAGATGTGTTGTTGCTGGATGAGCCAACCAATAACTTGGATATCCATTCCATTCATTGGCTGGAAGATATTCTGAATCAAATTAAGAGCACGATTGTCATCATCTCCCATGATCGCCACTTCCTCAATGAAGTTTGTACGCATATGGCTGATATGGACTATGGAACACTCAAGGTGTACCCAGGAAATTATGATTCCTACATGCTGGCATCCGTTCAGGCAAGATCACAACAACTGAGCAATAACGTTAAAGCCAAAGAAAAAATTGCCGAATTAGCCGCTTTCGTGGCTCGATTTTCAGCCAATGCATCAAAGGCACGTCAGGCTACTTCACGTCAAAGACAGCTGGAGAAGATTGAGATTGTTGAAGTAAAACCTTCTTCGCGCCAGAACCCATTTATCCGTTTTGATGCTGAGAAAAAACTGCACAACATGGCCGTTGAGTGCAATGCGTTGACTAAAGCCTATGACCGCACCATCTTCAAAAACTTTAAGCTAGGTGTGCGTGCCGGTGAAAAGATTGCCATCATTGGGCAAAATGGCGCAGGCAAGACAACATTACTAAAAACGATCTTGAGCAAACGCTTTGAAGGAATTGCTGCTGATAGCGGTGATGTGAAATGGGCAGAAAACGCCAATGTGGGTGTGATGCCTCAAGACAATACTGAGATGTTCGCAAAAGACGAATTACTTATGGATTGGATGAATAACTGGCGCAATACAGGCGACGATGACCAGGTCATTCGTGGCACATTAGGCCGCCTGTTGTTCTCAGGCGATGATATTGGCAAGTCTGTCAAAGTGCTGTCTGGTGGTGAGAAGGGGAGAATGATTTGGGGCAAATTGATGCTTCAAAAATACAACGTCCTAGCAATGGACGAGCCAACCAATCACATGGACATGGAATCTATTGAGAGTTTGCAGATTGCGCTTGAAAAATTCGAAGGTACTTTAATCTTTGTTTCGCATGACCGTGAATTTGTATCTGCCTTAGCCAATCGCATCCTGGAAGTGAAGATGGACGGCACGGTAGTAGATTACTCAGGAACCTACGAAGAGTATTTGCGTAGCCAAGCATTAGCTGGCTAG
- a CDS encoding Conserved hypothetical integral membrane protein translates to MDSPRRHHRYYDLILTGFVVVLLCSNFIGAGKAATLDMPYFGNVTFGAGILFFPIAYFFGDILTEVYGYAYDRRAVWAGFAALAFAAIMAQLVIALPVAPGSYMANYQQGMETVFGNSWRVALASMTAFWCGSFVNSYTLAKMKVLTQGRYLWMRTIGSTASGELVDSSLFYMLAFYGLWPLNEVLAVAISQYVLKTAWEVLATPLTYAVVGFLKRKENQDHFDIHTDFTPFKLKV, encoded by the coding sequence ATGGACTCACCTAGACGCCACCACCGCTACTACGACTTGATATTGACAGGTTTTGTCGTCGTTCTGCTGTGCTCCAACTTTATTGGCGCCGGTAAGGCTGCGACTTTAGACATGCCTTATTTTGGTAATGTGACTTTTGGGGCTGGGATCCTCTTTTTCCCAATCGCCTATTTTTTTGGCGACATATTAACTGAGGTCTATGGCTACGCTTATGACCGACGGGCTGTGTGGGCAGGTTTTGCAGCTCTTGCCTTTGCGGCAATCATGGCTCAATTGGTCATCGCCCTGCCAGTAGCCCCTGGATCCTATATGGCCAATTATCAGCAGGGCATGGAGACGGTTTTTGGTAATTCATGGCGCGTCGCTCTTGCCTCTATGACTGCCTTTTGGTGCGGTAGTTTCGTAAATAGCTATACCTTGGCCAAAATGAAGGTTTTGACCCAAGGTCGCTACTTATGGATGCGTACTATCGGCTCTACAGCAAGCGGGGAGTTGGTTGATTCATCTTTGTTCTATATGCTGGCTTTTTACGGTCTGTGGCCTTTAAATGAGGTTCTAGCTGTTGCCATCTCTCAATATGTACTCAAGACCGCCTGGGAGGTGCTAGCAACCCCTTTAACCTACGCGGTAGTCGGTTTTCTGAAGCGCAAGGAAAATCAAGATCATTTTGATATTCATACGGATTTCACCCCATTTAAGCTGAAAGTCTAA
- a CDS encoding PpiC-type peptidyl-prolyl cis-trans isomerase, with product MLNTRRIFTISACSLALLSSAVQAQNAAIVNGKPIPKAQLDKLIQKSNQPDNPQVREQGREMLVTRELILQEANNRGITQKESVKEQLEQSKMGVLIAAVFEDFVEREGVSEAELKAAYDQVKGQYTGKEYHVEHILVEKEADAKAITAQIKAGGNFEQIAKEKSKDPGSAPNGGDLGWVSDKSLVPEFSKAMVQLKKGQITDKPVKTQYGWHIIKLDDVRDVKAPSMDEIKDQLKQMITADQNWQKAKFSELMQKLRAKAKIQ from the coding sequence ATGTTGAACACACGCCGAATCTTTACCATTAGCGCTTGTAGCCTTGCACTCCTCTCATCAGCAGTACAAGCGCAAAATGCTGCCATCGTGAATGGCAAGCCAATCCCGAAAGCACAGCTAGATAAATTAATTCAAAAATCGAATCAGCCAGACAATCCTCAAGTTCGCGAGCAGGGAAGAGAAATGTTGGTCACACGCGAGCTCATTTTGCAAGAAGCCAATAATCGCGGTATCACCCAAAAGGAATCTGTTAAGGAGCAATTAGAACAGTCCAAGATGGGCGTGTTAATTGCTGCCGTGTTTGAGGATTTCGTTGAAAGAGAAGGCGTAAGTGAAGCTGAGTTGAAGGCTGCTTACGATCAAGTTAAAGGGCAATACACCGGCAAGGAATACCATGTTGAACATATCCTGGTTGAAAAAGAAGCTGATGCCAAAGCGATTACCGCCCAAATTAAAGCTGGCGGCAACTTTGAACAGATAGCCAAAGAAAAGTCCAAGGATCCTGGCTCCGCTCCTAATGGTGGTGATTTGGGTTGGGTAAGCGATAAGTCCCTCGTGCCAGAATTCTCGAAGGCCATGGTACAGCTTAAAAAAGGTCAAATCACTGACAAGCCGGTAAAAACCCAGTACGGTTGGCATATCATCAAATTGGATGATGTACGTGATGTCAAGGCTCCCAGCATGGATGAAATTAAAGATCAGTTAAAGCAGATGATTACAGCCGATCAGAATTGGCAAAAGGCAAAATTCTCTGAGCTAATGCAAAAGCTTCGTGCCAAAGCAAAGATCCAATAA
- a CDS encoding Lactoylglutathione lyase has translation MTRSIDFYTKVLGMNLLRTTERPEQKYSLAFVGFGKGNSDGQSEIELTFNYGVDSYDLGNAYGHIAISVSDAYAACEKIKAAGGNVTREAGPVMGGDTVIAFVTDPDGYKIELIQH, from the coding sequence ATGACTCGCTCGATTGATTTCTATACCAAAGTTTTAGGAATGAACTTGCTTCGCACTACTGAACGCCCAGAGCAAAAATACTCACTCGCATTTGTAGGCTTTGGGAAAGGAAATTCTGACGGACAGTCTGAGATTGAGCTCACCTTTAATTATGGTGTTGATAGCTATGACTTAGGTAATGCCTACGGACACATCGCTATCAGTGTTTCTGATGCTTACGCCGCTTGTGAAAAAATCAAAGCTGCCGGCGGAAATGTTACTCGGGAAGCCGGTCCGGTAATGGGTGGCGATACTGTAATTGCTTTTGTTACCGACCCCGACGGTTACAAAATTGAGTTAATTCAGCACTAA
- a CDS encoding BolA family protein produces the protein MSINQQRIALFEADLRSAFRVDQLKIEDESHLHAGHAGAASGGGHFKLTIVAPEFEGMNKVARHRAIYAALNEHFPAAIHALTILAFTPSESTN, from the coding sequence ATGAGCATCAATCAACAGAGAATTGCTCTCTTTGAAGCAGATTTGAGGTCAGCATTTCGGGTGGATCAATTAAAGATCGAGGATGAAAGTCATCTCCATGCAGGCCATGCAGGCGCTGCCTCTGGTGGTGGGCACTTTAAACTCACGATCGTAGCCCCAGAATTTGAGGGGATGAATAAGGTGGCGCGGCACAGAGCTATCTACGCCGCCCTAAATGAGCACTTTCCAGCAGCCATTCATGCCCTGACTATTCTGGCATTCACCCCTAGTGAAAGCACTAATTAA
- a CDS encoding intracellular septation protein A — translation MKFLFDLFPIILFFIAFKFGDIYTATIVAMVATIGQILWVYYRHRKIDAMQWVSLVMILVFGSLTIFLHDKTFIQLKPTALYWLFAGALFISAQFFQKNWIQVLMGKQITLKERSSKSVWHQVNMAWALFFFFMGALNLYIAFEFSEEAWVNFKLFGSTGLLVIFVILQGIWLSRHMEHPTE, via the coding sequence ATGAAATTCCTATTCGACCTCTTCCCTATCATCCTCTTTTTTATTGCCTTTAAATTTGGTGATATCTACACTGCAACTATCGTCGCTATGGTTGCCACGATTGGACAAATTCTTTGGGTTTACTATCGTCATCGCAAAATTGATGCGATGCAATGGGTTAGCCTAGTCATGATTCTAGTTTTCGGTAGCTTGACTATTTTCTTGCACGATAAGACCTTTATTCAACTTAAACCAACCGCTTTGTATTGGCTATTTGCAGGCGCACTATTTATTAGTGCTCAGTTCTTTCAAAAGAACTGGATTCAGGTATTGATGGGTAAGCAGATTACGCTCAAAGAACGTAGCTCCAAATCAGTTTGGCATCAAGTGAATATGGCCTGGGCATTATTCTTCTTTTTTATGGGTGCCCTCAATCTCTATATTGCCTTTGAGTTCTCTGAGGAAGCCTGGGTCAACTTTAAGCTATTTGGTAGCACCGGATTATTGGTTATTTTCGTGATTCTCCAGGGAATCTGGCTAAGTCGCCATATGGAGCACCCTACAGAATGA